TGTTGATGGTGTCGCCGACCTGGAACGGAATCAGGAACAGGCCGACACCGAGCGCGGAGGGAAGCAGGAATTTCAGCAGGCTGCCACGCTCGAAAGGCGCCTGGGCGGCAACGTTTCGCTGGGTGGTATCAGTGGAGGACATGGGATTTCCCTTTGGGTTGTCGTTGTAGGATCAGGTGGTGTCGGGTCAATTGCGACGCTTGTGTCAGTCGCGTCGCTTCACGCTTGTGTCAGTCGCGACGCTTCACGCCGGGCAGGGCGCAGAGCATTTCGTAGAGCAGGGTGGCACCCATCAGCGCCGTGTTGCCGCTCGGGTCGTAGGGCGGCGAGACCTCGACCAGATCGCCGCCGACGATGTTGAGCCCGGCGGTGCCACGCACGATCTCCAGCCCCTGGGCGGAGGTCAGCCCGCCCATCTCGACGGTGCCGGTGCCGGGAGCCACGGAGGGGTCGAGCCCGTCGATATCGAAGGTGACGTAGACCGGCGTGTCGCCCATCTGCTCGCGCACTTCCGCCATCAGCGGCTCGAGCGAGCGATACCAGCACGCTTCGGCGGTGACGACGCGGAAGCCCTGCTGGCGGCACCAGTCGAAGTCTTCGGCGGCGTAGCCGGTGCCGCGCAGGCCGATCTGCACCACCTTGCCGTGGGCCAGCAGCCCCTCTTCCTGGGCGCGGCGGAACGGCGTGCCGTGGGCGATGGGTTCGCCGAACATGTGCTCGTTGACGTCGGCATGGGCGTCGATATGGATCAGCCCCACCGGGCCGTGCCTCTTGGCGATGGCGCGCAGGATGGGCAGGGTGATCACATGATCGCCGCCCAGTGTCAGCGGCGTGCAGCCATGGCCGAGCACCTCGTCGTAGAAGGCGCTGATGATGTCCACCGTCTTGGGCAGATGGAAGGTGTTGATCGGCACGTCGCCGATGTCGGCCACCTGCAGGCTGTCGAAGGGCGCGGCGCGGGTGGCCATGTTATAGGGGCGCAGCATGCGCGACTCGTCGCGGATCTGGCGCGGGCCCAGGCGCGTGCCGGGACGATTGGAGGTGGCGATGTCCAGCGGTACGCCGATGAAGGCCACGTCGAGCCCTGCAGCGGTAGGCTGGGTGGGCAGGCGCATCATGGTGGCGGGTCCGCCGAAGCGCGGCATCTCGTTGCCGCCGAGCGGCTGGTTGAAGTCGGGCATGGTCGGCTCCTTGCGTAACGTTGGGTCTGGGAACGTCTCTCCCCTGCCTATAGCAGCTTTCGTGCCAACCCCGTGCGGCCTGCCATCATGGGATTTTGCCGCCCCGGGTGATGCAAGATTGAATCGCCATCGCCGCTCATGTGATGCATGATTGAATCAGGATTCATCTTTGCATCGGTGGAAGGCATGAGTGACATCGACCGGGAAGTGATCAGGACCATCGTCGAAACGGCCAACGACCATTTCTTCATCGTCGACGGTGAGGGGCTGGTATTGGACGTCAGCCCGGGAGCGGCGGCGGTCTACGGCATGGCGCGGGAGCGCCTTATCGGCAGTACCGTTCAGCGGCTCGAGGCGGAGGGAGTGCTCAAGCCCTCCATCAGCCTGGAGGTGATCCGCAACGGCAAGCCGGCTCAGCTGATGCAGGTGACCGGTACCGGCAGGCGGGTCATTGCCGAGGCCCATCCGGTGTACGTCGAGGGCAAACTTGCACGTATCGTCAGCCGCTCTCGCGACCTCACCGACCTGCAGCTGCTACAGGACGAATACGCACTGCTGCAAAAGCGCTTCAGTGAGCACCTCAAGCGCAGCCAGGGCGGCGGCAATGCCGAGGATGGCCAGCTCGAGGCGGCGCTGGACGAGCTCCAGGTGCGCAGCGACGTGATGCGGGAGCTGGCCCTGCTGCTCAAGCGCGTGGCACCGTCGGATGCCACGGTATTGATGCTTGGCGAGTCGGGCGTGGGCAAGACCGCCTTCGCTCGCCAGCTGCATCGCTGGAGCCGGCGTCACGCAGGGCCGTTCGTCGAGGTGAACTGCGGGGCGATACCGGAGAACCTGTTCGAGTCGGAGATGTTCGGCTACCAGCCGGGCGCCTTCAGCGGGGCGGCGCGACAGGGCAAGGCCGGGCTGCTGGAACAGGCGGAGGGCGGCACGCTGTTTCTCGACGAGATCGGCGAGCTGCCGCTGCCGATGCAGACCAAACTGCTCAAGGTGATCCAGGACGGCAGCGTCACCCGGCTGGGCGACACCCGCCCGCGGCGGGTCGACTTCCGCCTGGTGGTGGCCACCAACCAGGACCTGGCCAGGCGCGTGGAGAGCGGCGCCTTCCGCCTCGACCTCTACTATCGGTTGAACGTCATTCCGGTGACCCTGCCGCCCCTGCGCGAGCGTCGCGAGGACATTCCGGCCCTGGTCGAGGCGTGCCTGGAGCGGCTCAACCAGCGCTATGGCCAGCGCAAGCTGTTGCATGGCAGCACTTGGTCCGAGCTGATGGGCGGTGACTGGCCGGGCAACGTGCGCCAGCTCGAGAACTGGCTGGAGCGCGCCTGGCTGTCGAGTCCGGGCGACCTGATTCACTCACCGACCCGCGCCGAGACGGCGGCTCCGGTGGCGGTCTCGTCGCCCGATCGGGCCACGGCGGCCGTTCCGACGCTGACGCAGGGCGAAGGCCTGAACGATTATCTGGCCCGTGCCGAACGCAGCGTGCTGGAGGAGATGTGCCGTACGCTAGCGAGCACCTATGCCATTGCCGAGCGGCTGGGGGTCAGCCAGCCCAGCGTGGTGCGCAAGTTGAAAAAGCACGGGCTCAGGATCGAACGCTAGAACCCCCGTTCGTGGTGATGGCACGCTCGAGGATCTCGAAGCGACCGGGCACCAGGGCATCCTCCACGGCGGTGATACGCAGCACGTGGCCGAGATCCGGATGCGCGGGGCGGGCGATGAGACGGCCGGCTTCGAGCAGCTCCTGATTGAGTCGTCCCGCCAGCTCCGCGCTGGGCAGGCGGATGGCGATGAAGTTGGTCGCACTGGGCAGCACGTCGGCACCCAGGTCGCGAAAATGCCGGGCAAGGCGTTCGCGGCGCTGCTTGACGTCACGAATGTGCGCTTCCACCTCGCTGTGGTGATCGAGCACGGTCTCGGCGACGGCCAGCGTCAGGGCGGATACGGCGTAATGGATGCGTACCTTCATCATCATGGCCAGGGTTTCCGGCTCGGCAATGGCGTAGCCGATGCGCATCCCGGCCAGCCCGTGGGCCTTGGACAGCGTGCGCAGCCGGATCACCCCGGGCAGGACCTCGCGACTGAACGGCGAGTCGGCGTCGTCGCGAAAGTCGTGGTAGGCCTCGTCGAGCAGCAGCCAGCAGTCATCGGGAAGTTCGGCACGCAGCCGGCGGATCTCCTCGTCGCTGTGGAGATGTCCGCTGGGATTGTCGGGGTTGGCGACGTAGACCAGCCGGGCCCGGTGCTCGTGGGCGCTGGCCAGCAGCGCCTCGAGGTCGGGCGAGAGCAGGCCCGGCGCCTCCCGATAAGGCCGTTCGACGAGATGACAGCCCTGGCCACGGGCGAAGTAACCGAAGGTGGGATAGGTGCCGCTGGCGCTCACCACCGTACAGCCGGACGTGGCCACGGTGCGCAGCGCCAGGGCGATCAGGCTGTCGGCGCCGGCGTCCACCAGGATGGCCTCCAGCGGCAGGCCATAAAGGGAGGCAAGCCGCTGGCGTACCCCGAGCGCTTCCGAATCGCCGTAGCAGTAGACGTGCTCCACCATGGCGTCGCCGAAGCGTTCCCGCAGCGCCCGGTGGGGCATGTCGAGCCCCTCGTTGGAGCCCAGACGATGAGGGATCTCCCGGCCGATACGCCGCTCCAGCACCTTGATGCCGGGAAAGGGGTTGCTGGGACCGGGGCCGGTCAAGTGGTCGGGAAAACGGGGCATGGAAGACTCCAGTACTCGAGAAGCAGTGTAAGGGATCGTCGCAGGAGGCGGTCGCTGGCTCAAGTCGACGCCCGGCAGGGCGTCAGCGGCCTGGGCCGAACCGCACGATTCACTCCTCGGCAGCCAGGACCTTGTCGCGGTTGAGCAGCTTCAGCGGATCCAGCGCACGCTTGAGGGTATGCATCAGGGCGATCTCCTCGGGCGTGCGCGACAGCGCCAGGTAGTCGCGCTTCTCCAGGCCGATGCCATGCTCGGCGGAAACCGAGCCGCCCAGTTCGGCCAGGGGGGCATAGACGATCTGCTCCACGGCACGGCGGGTTGCCGGTTCGCCATCGCCGACGCTGACCGTGACGTGCAGGTTGCCATCGCCCAGGTGACCGAAGACCACGATGCGCCCCTGCGGCCAGCGCTGCTGCACGGCGCGCTCGAGCTCCGCGGCATAGCCTGGCATGTCGGGGATGGGCAGGCTGACGTCGAAGGTGAAGAGGGGGGCCAGATGCTGGATCAGCCCCTCGATGTCCTCCCGTATATTCCAGATGCCCTGGCGCTGGGCATCGGACTGAGCCAGCACGGCATCCTCGATCAGGCCGGCCTCGAGAGCCGACTCCAGGGCGGCGCTGAGCTGTGCCGTATTTGCCGAGTCGTCGCTGCCCAGCGACTCCACGATGGCGTAGTAGGGCCAGCGGGGCGGCAAGGGAGGCGTATTGCGGCCGCTCTCCTCGGTGAGCAGGGCATAGTGGTTGCGCCACATCACCTCGAAGGTGCCGAGGCTGCCGCCGAGTTCACGCCCCAGATGGGCCAGCAGCCCGGCTACCCCATCGAAGTCGGGACAGGCCACCAGGGCAGTGCGCTCGCTGGCCATCCTGGGGTGCAGGCGGAGCACGGCACGTGTGACGATACCCAGCGTGCCTTCGCTGCCGATGAACAGCTGCTTGAGATCGTAGCCGGCATTGTTCTTGAGCATGCGATTCATCGAGCTGACCACGGTGCCGTCGGCGAGTACCGCCTCGAGACCGAGGACCTGCTGGCGCATCATGCCGTAGCGAATCACCCTCACGCCGCCGGCGTTGGTGGCGATGTTACCGCCGATGGTACAGGAGCCCCGCGCGCCGAGATCGAGCGCGAACTGCAGGCCATGCTCGGCGGCGGCTTCCTGCACCCGCTGCAGCGGCGTGCCGGCCAGCACGGTCAGGGTGCCGCCGACCGGGTCGATCGACTCGATGGCGTTCATTCGCTCGAGCGAAATCACCAGCTCGTCGGGTGCCGCCTCGCCGCCATGGACCAGGCCGGTGAGCCCGCCGTGGGTCACTACGGGTTGACGGGCGGCATGGCACAGGCGCATCACCGCGGCCAGCTCGGCAGTGGTGCCGGGGCGTATGATGGCGCCGGCGCGACAGCTCGCGCCGCTCATCCAGTCGACCTGGCGCTGGGTCACGTCGTTACCGGTGAGTACGTTGCCTGGGCCGACGACGGCAGCGATATCCTTCAGCAGTGCTTGCATTCGGTATCCTTTGCTTTCCTTGTTCTTCGAGCTTGTTCTGCGAGCTTGGGCCTTCGAGCCTGGACTTCAGGCCATGGCCGCTTCGTGCGCACGACCGGGAATGGCGTCGAGAAGCTGCTTCGTATAGGCCTCTTGCGGGCTGAGGAAGACCTCCTGGGCGGTGCCCCGCTCGACGATGCGACCCTGCTGCATGACGATGATGGTGTCGCAGATCTGGGCCGCGACGCGCAGGTCGTGGGTAATGAACAGCAGCGAGAGCGACAGTTTCTGCTTGAGCTCTTCGAGCAGTTCGAGCACCTGGGCTTGGATCGAGACGTCGAGTGCCGACACCGCCTCGTCGGCGACGATCAGTTCCGGATTCAGCGCGAGGGCGCGGGCGATGCCGATGCGCTGGCGCTGGCCGCCGGAGAATTCGTGCGGAAAGCGATCCACGGCCACGGCGCCAAGCCCCACCAGCTCCAGCAGTTCCTCCGCCTGGCGCATGGCCTTGGCGCGTGGCACGCCGTTGGCCATGGGGCCCTGGGCAATGGCATAGCCGACCCGGTGGCGCGGATTGAGCGAGGCGTAGGGGTCCTGGAAGATCATCTGCACGCGATGTCGCTCGCGGCGCAGCGCGTCGCCGCGGAGAGCGGAGAAATCGGTGCCGGCCAGCGCGAGCGTGCCGCTGTCGGGCCGCTCGAGGCGCACCACGCAGCGCCCGAGCGTCGACTTGCCCGAGCCGGATTCGCCGACGATACCTACCGTCTCGCCGGGGGCCAGGGTGAAGGAGACGTCGTCCAGTGCGCGTACCTCGCGCGCTGGCCTGAACAGGCCGCCACGGGAGCGGAAGGTCTTGTTCAGGTTGCACACCTCCAGCAGCGGCGCGGGGCGTTCGCCGCCTCTCGCTTCGGGGGTCACGTTGCTGGGGATCGCCTCGAGCAGGGCCCGGGTATATTCGTGGCGCGGGTTGTCGAGCACTTCGTCGGCCATGCCGAGTTCGACGATCCGGCCATAGCGCATCACGCACACACGGGTGGCGACTTCGGCCACCACGCCGAAGTCGTGGGTGATGAACATCACCGCCATGCCGCGCCGCTTCTGCAGGTTGCGGATCAGCTCGAGGATCTGCGCCTGAGTGGTGACGTCGAGTGCAGTGGTGGGCTCGTCGGCGATCAGCAGCTCCGGCTCCAGGGCCAGCGCCATGGCGATCATCACCCGCTGCCGCTGGCCGCCGGAGAGCTGGAAGGGATAGGCCCGAATGGCCCGCTCGGGCTGCGGAATACCGACCTCCTCCAGCAGCGCCAGGGCCTTCTCCTGGCGTTCGCGAACGTTGTACTTGCCGTGGGCCTCGAAGACTTCGGCAATCTGGGCGCCGACCCGCATCAGCGGATTGAGCGCGGTCATCGGCTCCTGAAAGATCATGCCGATGCGCAGGCCGCGCAGCTGGCGGTGCTGCTTCTCGCTCAGCGTGAGCAGGTCCTGGCCGTCGAACAGCACTTCACCGGCGGTGGGGCGTACGCCCTTGGGCAGCAGGCCCATCACGGCATTGGCCGCCATCGACTTGCCGGAGCCGGATTCGCCCACCACGCAAAGGATCTCGCCGCGCGCCACGTCGTAGCTGACGTCCTCCACCGCGTAGTCGCGGTCGGCTCCCTGGGGCAGGGCCAGGGTCAAGCCGCGGATGCTCAGTACCGGGGTATTGTCGTTCATGCTCCCTCTCCTATGTGCGTTCGCGAGCGAGCTTGGGGTTCAGGGCATCGTCGAGCCCCTCGCCGACCAGGTTGAGCGCCAGTACCGTGAGCAGGATCGCCACCCCGGGGAAGAAGCTCAGCCACCAGGCCTGGCGGATCACCGTGCGTGCGGCGCCGATCATGTAGCCCCACGACATTACGTTGGGATCGCCCAGGCCCAGGAAGGAGAGCGCCGACTCCAGCAGGATCGCCGTCGCCACCATCAGCGAGGCGAGCACGATGATGGGCGACAGCGTATTGGGCAGGATCTGCTTGAGGATGATGGTGCCGTTGGTCTGGCCGACCAGTCGTGCTGCCTCCACGTACTCGCGATGGCGCAGCGACATGAATTCGGCGCGCACCAGACGAGCGACCGGCGGCCAGCTGACGATGGCGATCGCCAGCACGATGGAGGTCACGCTCGGCTGCATGATCGCCACCAGCACGATGGCCAGGGCGAAGTTGGGGATGGTCTGGAAGAACTCGGTGAAGCGCATCAGGGCGTCGTCGATCAGGCCGCCGTAGTAGCCGGCCACGGCGCCCAGCGGCACGCCGATGAGCAGCGCCACCGTGGTCGAGATCAGGCCGATCAACAGCGAGACCCAGGCGCCGTGCATCAATCCGGCGGTCACGTCGCGACCCATGGTATCGGTGCCCAGCGGAAAGCCCTCCATCTCGAGCGGCGGAAGGAAGGGGCGCTGCACCATGCGCCAGGGCGACTCGGGGTAGAGCAGCGGCGCGAGAATCGCCATTAGCACGATGGCAAGCAGAATGACGAGGCCGACCAGGGCGCCGCGGTTCTGGGCGAAGCGGGCGAAAAAGCTCATGACGCCTCCTTGATGCGCGGGTCCGCCAGGCGATAGACCAGATCGGTGATGATGTTGAACACGATCACCAGCGCCGCGGAGAAGAAAAAGATCCCGAGCAGCAGGTTGTAGTCGCGCTGTTGCAGCGCCTCGAACATCAGCCGGCCGATGCCGGGCCAGGCAAAGACCGTCTCGGTGAGGATGGCACCACCCACCATCTGGCCCGCCTGCAGGCCGGCCAGGGTGATGATCGGCAGCAGGGCATTCCTGAGAATGTGGCGGCGCTGGATCACGCGGGGGCTGAGCCCCTTGGCGCGAGCGGTCTTGACGTAGTCCTGCTGGCTCGCCTCGAGCATCGAGGCGCGGGTCATGCGGGTATAGATGGCCATGAAGAACAGCGCCAGGGTGGTGGCGGGCAGGACGAGGTGCTTGGCGACATCGAGCACCAGGGCGAAGCCGGTATGCCCGGCACCCACCGTATACATGCCGTAGGCTGGCAGCCAGCCGAGATAGACCGAGAACAACACCACGGCCATCAACGCGACCCAGAACAGCGGGGTGGCGTAGAAGATCAGCGCCAGCGCCATGATCAGCGAACCCGAAGGCTTCTTGACCCGGGCCGCGGCCATGGAGCCGAGCACGATACCCAGTGCCAGCGACAGTACGAAGGCGGTTCCGGTCAGCAGCAGGGTGGCC
This portion of the Billgrantia sulfidoxydans genome encodes:
- a CDS encoding ABC transporter ATP-binding protein; this translates as MNDNTPVLSIRGLTLALPQGADRDYAVEDVSYDVARGEILCVVGESGSGKSMAANAVMGLLPKGVRPTAGEVLFDGQDLLTLSEKQHRQLRGLRIGMIFQEPMTALNPLMRVGAQIAEVFEAHGKYNVRERQEKALALLEEVGIPQPERAIRAYPFQLSGGQRQRVMIAMALALEPELLIADEPTTALDVTTQAQILELIRNLQKRRGMAVMFITHDFGVVAEVATRVCVMRYGRIVELGMADEVLDNPRHEYTRALLEAIPSNVTPEARGGERPAPLLEVCNLNKTFRSRGGLFRPAREVRALDDVSFTLAPGETVGIVGESGSGKSTLGRCVVRLERPDSGTLALAGTDFSALRGDALRRERHRVQMIFQDPYASLNPRHRVGYAIAQGPMANGVPRAKAMRQAEELLELVGLGAVAVDRFPHEFSGGQRQRIGIARALALNPELIVADEAVSALDVSIQAQVLELLEELKQKLSLSLLFITHDLRVAAQICDTIIVMQQGRIVERGTAQEVFLSPQEAYTKQLLDAIPGRAHEAAMA
- a CDS encoding FAD-binding oxidoreductase; translation: MQALLKDIAAVVGPGNVLTGNDVTQRQVDWMSGASCRAGAIIRPGTTAELAAVMRLCHAARQPVVTHGGLTGLVHGGEAAPDELVISLERMNAIESIDPVGGTLTVLAGTPLQRVQEAAAEHGLQFALDLGARGSCTIGGNIATNAGGVRVIRYGMMRQQVLGLEAVLADGTVVSSMNRMLKNNAGYDLKQLFIGSEGTLGIVTRAVLRLHPRMASERTALVACPDFDGVAGLLAHLGRELGGSLGTFEVMWRNHYALLTEESGRNTPPLPPRWPYYAIVESLGSDDSANTAQLSAALESALEAGLIEDAVLAQSDAQRQGIWNIREDIEGLIQHLAPLFTFDVSLPIPDMPGYAAELERAVQQRWPQGRIVVFGHLGDGNLHVTVSVGDGEPATRRAVEQIVYAPLAELGGSVSAEHGIGLEKRDYLALSRTPEEIALMHTLKRALDPLKLLNRDKVLAAEE
- a CDS encoding pyridoxal phosphate-dependent aminotransferase, which produces MPRFPDHLTGPGPSNPFPGIKVLERRIGREIPHRLGSNEGLDMPHRALRERFGDAMVEHVYCYGDSEALGVRQRLASLYGLPLEAILVDAGADSLIALALRTVATSGCTVVSASGTYPTFGYFARGQGCHLVERPYREAPGLLSPDLEALLASAHEHRARLVYVANPDNPSGHLHSDEEIRRLRAELPDDCWLLLDEAYHDFRDDADSPFSREVLPGVIRLRTLSKAHGLAGMRIGYAIAEPETLAMMMKVRIHYAVSALTLAVAETVLDHHSEVEAHIRDVKQRRERLARHFRDLGADVLPSATNFIAIRLPSAELAGRLNQELLEAGRLIARPAHPDLGHVLRITAVEDALVPGRFEILERAITTNGGSSVRS
- a CDS encoding ABC transporter permease, whose product is MLYVRLIAMRLLKAVVVLFLIVIFNFVLIQLAPGDPAAILAGEAGATDEEFLRQLRERFGLDQPLYVQLWHYLSGIATLDFGWSYRQGMPVLDLILARLPATLLLTGTAFVLSLALGIVLGSMAAARVKKPSGSLIMALALIFYATPLFWVALMAVVLFSVYLGWLPAYGMYTVGAGHTGFALVLDVAKHLVLPATTLALFFMAIYTRMTRASMLEASQQDYVKTARAKGLSPRVIQRRHILRNALLPIITLAGLQAGQMVGGAILTETVFAWPGIGRLMFEALQQRDYNLLLGIFFFSAALVIVFNIITDLVYRLADPRIKEAS
- the speB gene encoding agmatinase — encoded protein: MPDFNQPLGGNEMPRFGGPATMMRLPTQPTAAGLDVAFIGVPLDIATSNRPGTRLGPRQIRDESRMLRPYNMATRAAPFDSLQVADIGDVPINTFHLPKTVDIISAFYDEVLGHGCTPLTLGGDHVITLPILRAIAKRHGPVGLIHIDAHADVNEHMFGEPIAHGTPFRRAQEEGLLAHGKVVQIGLRGTGYAAEDFDWCRQQGFRVVTAEACWYRSLEPLMAEVREQMGDTPVYVTFDIDGLDPSVAPGTGTVEMGGLTSAQGLEIVRGTAGLNIVGGDLVEVSPPYDPSGNTALMGATLLYEMLCALPGVKRRD
- a CDS encoding sigma-54 interaction domain-containing protein codes for the protein MSDIDREVIRTIVETANDHFFIVDGEGLVLDVSPGAAAVYGMARERLIGSTVQRLEAEGVLKPSISLEVIRNGKPAQLMQVTGTGRRVIAEAHPVYVEGKLARIVSRSRDLTDLQLLQDEYALLQKRFSEHLKRSQGGGNAEDGQLEAALDELQVRSDVMRELALLLKRVAPSDATVLMLGESGVGKTAFARQLHRWSRRHAGPFVEVNCGAIPENLFESEMFGYQPGAFSGAARQGKAGLLEQAEGGTLFLDEIGELPLPMQTKLLKVIQDGSVTRLGDTRPRRVDFRLVVATNQDLARRVESGAFRLDLYYRLNVIPVTLPPLRERREDIPALVEACLERLNQRYGQRKLLHGSTWSELMGGDWPGNVRQLENWLERAWLSSPGDLIHSPTRAETAAPVAVSSPDRATAAVPTLTQGEGLNDYLARAERSVLEEMCRTLASTYAIAERLGVSQPSVVRKLKKHGLRIER
- a CDS encoding ABC transporter permease, with protein sequence MSFFARFAQNRGALVGLVILLAIVLMAILAPLLYPESPWRMVQRPFLPPLEMEGFPLGTDTMGRDVTAGLMHGAWVSLLIGLISTTVALLIGVPLGAVAGYYGGLIDDALMRFTEFFQTIPNFALAIVLVAIMQPSVTSIVLAIAIVSWPPVARLVRAEFMSLRHREYVEAARLVGQTNGTIILKQILPNTLSPIIVLASLMVATAILLESALSFLGLGDPNVMSWGYMIGAARTVIRQAWWLSFFPGVAILLTVLALNLVGEGLDDALNPKLARERT